In the Pseudomonas orientalis genome, one interval contains:
- the tilS gene encoding tRNA lysidine(34) synthetase TilS: MKPALPAKLLQALAPWRNAPAWHIAFSGGLDSTVLLHLLATLAKSETLPPLCAMHVHHGLQTAADAWPAHCQLVCDSLGVPLRILRVQVQPGASLERAARDARYLAFARVTGAGEVLLTGQHRDDQAETVLFRLLRGAGVRGLAAMPAQRTLAAGHLVRPLLDVERSELQAYAHDHHLKWIEDPSNADPRFSRNYLRHRVLPVLAQRWPQVVSSLTRTAEHVGEAQGLLDELAVMDRQRADQPSAFPWLPLHSLLLTPLRELSDARQRNALRHWLAPLTRLPDSDHWAGWISLRDAKGDAQPVWRLADGELHRCGERIWWLPSEWSEFSGAPVSWPDAQKNLELPGNGQLKLMGDVPGGPLEVRYRQGGEIIEVPGRGRRDLKRLFNECGVPGFVRGRLPLLYRGEQLLGVPSLAGLWATSSEHWQLDWLPQTCDQGLS; the protein is encoded by the coding sequence ATGAAACCGGCTCTGCCCGCCAAGCTGCTGCAAGCCCTGGCCCCCTGGCGCAATGCCCCGGCCTGGCACATCGCTTTCTCTGGTGGGCTCGATTCCACCGTGCTGCTGCATCTTCTGGCCACCCTGGCAAAGTCCGAAACGTTACCGCCCCTCTGCGCCATGCATGTCCATCATGGCCTGCAAACGGCCGCTGATGCGTGGCCCGCTCATTGCCAGTTGGTCTGCGACAGCCTCGGCGTGCCCCTGCGCATCCTGCGCGTGCAGGTACAACCCGGCGCCAGCCTTGAGCGTGCGGCCCGTGACGCGCGTTATCTGGCCTTTGCCAGGGTGACCGGGGCAGGGGAAGTGTTGCTCACCGGTCAACATCGCGACGATCAAGCCGAAACCGTGTTGTTCCGCCTGCTGCGCGGTGCGGGCGTGCGTGGGCTTGCCGCAATGCCTGCGCAGCGTACGCTGGCGGCGGGGCATCTGGTACGGCCGCTGCTGGATGTCGAGCGTAGCGAGCTGCAAGCCTACGCCCACGACCATCACTTGAAGTGGATCGAAGACCCTTCGAACGCTGATCCACGGTTTTCCCGTAATTATCTGAGGCACCGTGTCCTCCCGGTGCTGGCGCAGCGCTGGCCGCAAGTGGTTTCAAGCCTGACCCGCACGGCTGAGCATGTGGGAGAAGCCCAGGGTTTGCTCGATGAGCTGGCCGTTATGGATCGGCAGCGCGCCGATCAACCTTCGGCGTTTCCCTGGCTGCCGTTGCACTCTCTGCTTCTGACGCCGTTGCGCGAGCTTTCCGATGCCCGTCAGCGCAACGCACTGCGCCACTGGCTGGCGCCGCTGACCCGCCTGCCCGACAGCGACCACTGGGCCGGCTGGATTTCCCTGCGCGATGCCAAGGGCGATGCACAACCCGTATGGCGTCTGGCCGACGGCGAGTTGCATCGTTGCGGCGAGCGCATCTGGTGGCTGCCCTCTGAGTGGTCGGAATTTTCCGGCGCACCGGTGAGCTGGCCCGATGCGCAAAAAAACCTGGAGCTGCCGGGTAACGGGCAGTTGAAACTGATGGGCGACGTGCCTGGAGGTCCTCTGGAGGTTCGCTACCGGCAGGGCGGGGAAATCATCGAAGTGCCGGGTCGCGGTCGGCGCGACCTGAAGCGTCTGTTCAATGAGTGCGGTGTGCCCGGATTCGTCCGTGGCAGATTGCCGCTGCTGTATCGGGGCGAGCAATTGCTGGGTGTGCCCAGCCTTGCCGGGCTGTGGGCGACATCGAGTGAGCACTGGCAATTGGATTGGTTGCCACAGACCTGCGATCAAGGTTTGAGCTGA
- a CDS encoding CTP synthase, with translation MTRYIFVTGGVVSSLGKGIASASLAAILEARGLKVTMLKLDPYINVDPGTMSPFQHGEVFVTHDGAETDLDLGHYERFIRTTMTQNNNFTTGRVYEHVLRKERRGDYLGATIQVIPHITDEIKRRIIKGAGDADVAMVEIGGTVGDIESQPFLEAIRQLRFEVGAKRAMLMHLTLVPYIATAGETKTKPTQHSVKELRSIGLQPDVLVCRSDHPIDISSRRKIAQFTNVEERAVIALEDADTIYKIPGILHSQGLDDFVVERFGLQCNGADLSEWEAVVDAKLNPEHEVTIAMVGKYMELLDAYKSLIEAMSHAGISNRTKVNLRYIDSEDIENQGTALLEGVDAILVPGGFGLRGVEGKITAVQYARENKVPYLGICLGMQVAVIEFARNVLGWKDANSTEFDHASGHPVVGLITEWEDATGAVETRTESSDLGGTMRLGAQDCLLEAGSLVHDCYGKDVIVERHRHRYEVNNNLLPQIKEAGLKISGRSGDGKLVEVVEAPDHPWFVACQFHPEFTSTPRDGHPLFSGFVKAALTQHQKKA, from the coding sequence ATGACGCGCTACATATTCGTCACGGGCGGTGTTGTTTCTTCATTGGGGAAAGGCATTGCCTCCGCTTCATTGGCGGCCATCCTGGAGGCGCGGGGGCTTAAAGTCACCATGCTCAAGCTGGACCCGTACATCAACGTCGACCCGGGCACCATGAGCCCGTTCCAGCACGGTGAAGTGTTCGTCACGCATGACGGCGCCGAGACCGACCTGGACCTGGGCCACTACGAGCGGTTCATCCGCACGACCATGACCCAGAACAACAACTTCACCACGGGCCGTGTCTACGAGCACGTGCTGCGCAAGGAGCGCCGTGGTGACTACCTGGGTGCGACCATCCAGGTGATCCCGCACATCACCGATGAAATCAAGCGCCGCATCATCAAGGGCGCGGGCGATGCCGACGTGGCGATGGTCGAGATCGGTGGCACCGTGGGTGACATCGAATCCCAACCGTTCCTCGAAGCCATCCGCCAGTTGCGTTTCGAAGTCGGCGCCAAGCGCGCAATGCTGATGCACCTGACACTGGTGCCCTACATCGCGACCGCCGGCGAAACCAAAACCAAGCCCACCCAGCATTCGGTCAAGGAACTGCGTTCCATCGGCCTGCAGCCGGACGTGCTGGTATGCCGCTCCGATCACCCGATCGATATTTCCTCGCGTCGCAAGATTGCCCAGTTCACCAACGTTGAAGAGCGTGCAGTGATTGCCCTGGAAGACGCCGACACTATTTACAAGATCCCGGGCATCCTGCATTCACAGGGCCTGGACGATTTTGTGGTCGAACGTTTCGGCCTGCAGTGCAATGGCGCGGATCTGTCGGAGTGGGAAGCTGTGGTCGACGCCAAGCTCAACCCTGAGCATGAAGTCACCATCGCCATGGTCGGCAAGTACATGGAACTGCTCGACGCGTACAAGTCGCTGATCGAGGCGATGAGCCACGCCGGCATCAGCAACCGTACCAAGGTCAATCTGCGCTACATCGATTCCGAAGACATCGAGAACCAGGGCACTGCGCTGCTCGAAGGCGTGGACGCGATCCTGGTTCCCGGCGGTTTCGGCCTGCGCGGCGTGGAAGGCAAGATCACTGCCGTGCAATACGCCCGCGAGAACAAGGTGCCGTACCTGGGTATCTGCCTGGGCATGCAAGTGGCCGTTATCGAATTCGCCCGTAACGTACTGGGCTGGAAAGACGCCAACTCCACCGAGTTCGATCATGCCAGCGGTCATCCGGTCGTAGGCCTGATCACCGAGTGGGAAGATGCCACCGGCGCCGTCGAAACCCGTACCGAAAGCTCCGACCTGGGCGGCACCATGCGCCTTGGCGCACAGGACTGCCTGCTGGAAGCCGGTTCCCTGGTGCACGATTGCTACGGCAAGGACGTGATTGTCGAGCGTCACCGTCACCGCTACGAAGTGAACAACAACCTGCTGCCGCAGATCAAAGAAGCCGGCCTGAAAATCTCCGGTCGCTCCGGTGACGGCAAGCTGGTTGAAGTGGTCGAGGCGCCGGATCATCCGTGGTTCGTGGCCTGCCAGTTCCACCCTGAGTTCACCTCGACGCCGCGCGACGGTCACCCGTTGTTCAGCGGTTTCGTCAAAGCTGCACTGACGCAACATCAGAAGAAGGCATAA
- the ispD gene encoding 2-C-methyl-D-erythritol 4-phosphate cytidylyltransferase — protein MNADLPAFWAVIPAAGVGARMAADRPKQYLQLGGRTILEHSLGCFLDHPSLKGLVVSLAVDDPYWPALACATDPRIQRADGGSERSGSVLNALLHLNALGASDEDWVLVHDAARPNLNRDDLDKLLAELADDPVGGLLAVPARDTLKRADKQGRVVETVDRRLIWQAYTPQMFRLGALHRALADSLVADAVITDEASAMEWSGQAPRLVEGRSDNIKVTRPEDLEWLRQRRGYQAS, from the coding sequence ATGAACGCTGATTTACCGGCCTTCTGGGCCGTGATTCCTGCCGCGGGCGTCGGTGCCCGTATGGCCGCGGACCGTCCCAAGCAATACCTGCAACTGGGCGGGCGCACTATTCTCGAACACAGCCTCGGCTGTTTTCTCGACCATCCCTCGCTCAAGGGCCTGGTGGTCAGTCTTGCTGTTGATGACCCTTATTGGCCCGCCCTGGCGTGTGCCACTGACCCGCGTATCCAGCGTGCGGACGGTGGTTCGGAACGCTCGGGCTCGGTGCTCAACGCGCTGCTGCATCTCAACGCCCTGGGCGCCAGTGATGAGGACTGGGTGTTGGTACACGATGCTGCGCGGCCCAATTTGAACCGTGACGACCTCGACAAACTTTTGGCTGAGCTGGCGGATGACCCGGTGGGCGGTCTGCTGGCGGTGCCGGCTCGCGACACCCTCAAGCGTGCCGACAAGCAGGGCCGCGTGGTGGAAACCGTCGACCGCCGCCTGATCTGGCAGGCGTATACGCCGCAGATGTTCCGTCTGGGCGCCTTGCATCGTGCCCTGGCCGACAGCCTGGTAGCCGATGCGGTAATCACCGATGAAGCCTCGGCCATGGAATGGTCCGGCCAGGCGCCGCGCCTGGTCGAAGGGCGTTCGGACAATATCAAGGTCACCCGCCCCGAAGACCTCGAATGGCTGCGTCAGCGCCGGGGTTATCAGGCATCCTGA
- the eno gene encoding phosphopyruvate hydratase, whose translation MAKIVDIKGREVLDSRGNPTVEADVLLDNGIIGSACAPSGASTGSREALELRDGDKSRYLGKGVLKAVANINGPIRDLLLGKDPLDQKALDHAMIKLDGTDNKGSLGANAILAVSLAAAKAAAQDQDLPLYAHIANLNGTPGVYSMPVPMMNIINGGEHADNNVDIQEFMVQPVGAKTFSEGLRMGTEIFHHLKAVLKARGLSTAVGDEGGFAPNLASNEDALKVISEAVANAGYTLGTDVTLALDCAASEFYEDGKYNLSGEGQVFNSEGFADYLKGLTERYPIISIEDGLDESDWDGWKILTDKIGEKIQLVGDDLFVTNTKILKEGIDKKIANSILIKFNQIGTLTETLEAIQMAKAAGYTAVISHRSGETEDSTIADLAVGTSAGQIKTGSLCRSDRVSKYNQLLRIEEQLAGKAKYNGRSEFRG comes from the coding sequence ATGGCAAAAATCGTCGACATCAAAGGTCGTGAAGTTCTCGACTCCCGTGGCAACCCAACCGTCGAAGCCGACGTGCTTCTCGATAACGGCATCATCGGCAGCGCCTGCGCGCCGTCCGGTGCTTCCACAGGTTCCCGTGAAGCGCTGGAACTGCGTGATGGCGACAAGAGCCGTTACCTGGGCAAGGGTGTACTCAAGGCGGTAGCCAATATCAACGGCCCGATCCGTGACCTGTTGCTGGGCAAGGACCCGCTGGACCAGAAAGCCCTGGACCACGCGATGATCAAGCTCGACGGCACCGACAACAAAGGCAGCCTGGGCGCCAACGCGATCCTCGCCGTGTCCCTGGCCGCCGCCAAGGCCGCCGCACAGGATCAGGACCTGCCGTTGTACGCGCACATCGCCAACCTGAACGGCACTCCGGGCGTGTACTCGATGCCGGTGCCGATGATGAACATCATCAACGGTGGCGAGCACGCTGATAACAACGTCGACATCCAGGAATTCATGGTGCAGCCAGTGGGCGCCAAGACCTTCTCCGAAGGCCTGCGCATGGGCACCGAGATTTTCCATCACCTCAAGGCTGTACTGAAGGCCCGTGGCCTCAGCACTGCCGTGGGTGACGAGGGTGGTTTCGCGCCGAACCTGGCCTCCAACGAAGATGCACTGAAAGTGATCTCCGAAGCCGTGGCCAACGCCGGCTACACGCTGGGCACCGACGTGACCCTGGCCCTGGATTGCGCCGCCAGCGAATTCTATGAAGATGGCAAATACAACCTGTCCGGCGAAGGCCAGGTGTTCAACTCCGAAGGTTTTGCCGACTACCTGAAAGGCCTGACCGAGCGTTACCCGATCATCTCGATCGAAGACGGCCTGGACGAGTCCGACTGGGACGGCTGGAAAATCCTTACCGACAAGATCGGCGAGAAAATCCAGCTGGTGGGCGACGACCTGTTCGTGACCAACACCAAGATCCTGAAAGAGGGCATCGACAAGAAGATCGCCAACTCAATCCTGATCAAGTTCAACCAGATCGGCACCCTGACCGAAACCCTGGAAGCCATCCAGATGGCCAAGGCTGCTGGCTACACGGCCGTGATCTCCCACCGCTCCGGCGAAACCGAAGATTCCACCATCGCCGACCTGGCCGTGGGCACTTCGGCGGGCCAGATCAAGACCGGCTCCCTGTGCCGTTCCGACCGCGTGTCCAAGTACAACCAATTGCTGCGCATCGAAGAGCAATTGGCAGGCAAAGCCAAGTACAACGGCCGCAGCGAGTTTCGCGGCTAA
- a CDS encoding acetyl-CoA carboxylase carboxyltransferase subunit alpha, which yields MNPNFLDFEQPIADLQAKIEELRLVGNDNSLNIGDEIARLQDKSSTLTEDIFGKLTSWQIARLARHPRRPYTLDYIQHIFTEFDELHGDRHFSDDAAIVGGIARLDDQPVMVIGHQKGREVREKVRRNFGMPRPEGYRKACRLMEMAERFKMPILTFIDTPGAYPGIDAEERNQSEAIAWNLRVMARLKTPIIATVIGEGGSGGALAIGVCDQLNMLQYSTYAVISPEGCASILWKTAEKAPDAAEAMGITADRLKGLGIVDKVIAEPLGGAHRDPAAAAATIRAELGAQLAMLKKLDNEALLARRYERLMSYGL from the coding sequence ATGAACCCGAATTTTCTTGATTTCGAACAGCCGATCGCTGACCTGCAAGCCAAGATCGAAGAGCTGCGCCTGGTCGGCAATGACAATTCGCTGAATATCGGCGATGAGATCGCCCGCCTGCAAGACAAGAGCAGCACGCTCACCGAAGACATCTTCGGCAAGCTGACCAGCTGGCAGATCGCGCGCCTGGCCCGCCACCCGCGTCGTCCTTACACCCTCGACTACATTCAGCACATCTTCACCGAATTCGATGAGCTGCATGGCGATCGCCATTTCTCGGACGATGCGGCTATCGTGGGCGGTATCGCTCGCCTGGACGACCAGCCGGTGATGGTGATCGGTCACCAGAAAGGCCGTGAAGTGCGCGAAAAAGTGCGTCGCAACTTCGGCATGCCGCGTCCGGAAGGCTACCGCAAGGCGTGCCGCCTGATGGAAATGGCCGAACGCTTCAAGATGCCGATCCTTACCTTCATCGACACCCCGGGTGCCTACCCTGGAATCGACGCCGAAGAGCGCAACCAGAGCGAAGCGATTGCCTGGAACCTGCGTGTCATGGCGCGCCTGAAAACCCCGATCATCGCCACCGTGATTGGCGAAGGCGGTTCCGGCGGTGCATTGGCCATTGGCGTCTGCGACCAGCTGAACATGCTGCAATATTCGACCTACGCGGTGATCTCGCCGGAAGGTTGCGCCTCGATCCTGTGGAAAACCGCCGAAAAGGCGCCGGACGCTGCTGAAGCCATGGGCATCACTGCTGATCGCCTCAAAGGCCTGGGGATCGTCGACAAGGTGATCGCCGAGCCACTGGGCGGTGCGCACCGTGACCCGGCTGCCGCTGCCGCCACTATCCGCGCCGAGCTGGGCGCGCAACTGGCGATGCTCAAGAAGCTGGATAACGAAGCGCTGCTGGCCCGTCGTTATGAGCGCCTGATGAGCTACGGCCTCTAA
- the dnaE gene encoding DNA polymerase III subunit alpha: MPASFVHLRLHTEYSLVDGLVRIKPLVKTLVGMNMPAVAVTDQNNMCSLVKFYKNAMGAGIKPICGADLWLSNKDPDNPLSRISLLAMNGVGYRNLTELISRGFIDGQRNGSIIIEREWVAEASEGVIMLSAAKEGEIGIALLGGNPHEAEVLAREWMQVFPDRFYLEVQRTNRPNDEEHLHAAVALADKLGAPLVATNDVRFIKKEDFEAHETRVCIGEGRALDDPRRSKNYSEEQYLKSAEEMAELFSDLPEALENSVEIAKRCNIEVKLGKHFLPNFPIPDGMTIDEYFRKVSFDGLEDRLRVLLPKDTTEDYEAKRQVYVDRLNFELDIIIQMGFPGYFLIVMDFIQWAKNNGVPVGPGRGSGAGSLVAYVQKITDLDPLEYDLLFERFLNPERVSMPDFDVDFCMDGRDRVIEYVAEKYGRNAVSQIITFGSMAAKAVIRDVARVQGKSYGLADRLSKMIPFEVGMTLEKAYEQEEILRDFIKVDEEAAEIWDMARKLEGVVRNVGKHAGGVVIAPTKLTDFSPIYCDEEGDGLVTQFDKDDVEAAGLVKFDFLGLRTLTIIDWALKTINRDRAKVGEEPLDIAFIPLDDKPTYSLLQKAETTAVFQLESRGMKELIKKLKPDCLEDLIALVALFRPGPLQSGMVDDFINRKHGRAELAYPHSDYQYEGLKPVLAPTYGIILYQEQVMQIAQVMAGYTLGGADMLRRAMGKKKPEEMAKQRGGFIEGCATNNIDADLAGNIFDLVEKFAGYGFNKSHSAAYGLVSYQTAWLKAHYPAPFMAAVLSADMHNTDKVVTLIEEVRTMKLRLDAPDVNASEFKFTVNDEGRIIYGLGAIKGVGEGPVEAITEARQDGPFKDLFDFCARVDLKRINKRTLDGLIRSGALDRLGPYFHDEPKAYQANIDRNRAVLLTAMEEAIKAAEQTARTHDSGHADLFGGLFVEEDADVYANHRKAKELTLKERLKGEKDTLGLYLTGHPIDEYEGEIRRFARQRIIDLKPARDTQTVAGMIIALRVMKNKKGDKMGFITLDDRSGRIEASLFADAFHSAQSLLQTDAMVVVEGEVSNDDFSGGLRLRIKRVMSMEDARTNLAESLRLKVKTDALKGDQLRWLGDLLKRHRGACPVTMEYTGNDAKAMLQFGETWRIDPADGLIQALRDQFGRDNVFLQYR; encoded by the coding sequence ATGCCGGCTTCATTCGTTCATCTGCGCCTGCACACTGAATACTCCCTGGTCGACGGCCTTGTGCGAATCAAGCCGCTGGTCAAGACCCTGGTGGGCATGAACATGCCGGCGGTGGCGGTTACCGACCAGAACAACATGTGCTCCCTGGTCAAGTTCTACAAAAACGCCATGGGCGCAGGCATCAAGCCGATCTGTGGCGCCGACCTGTGGCTGTCCAACAAGGACCCTGATAACCCCCTGAGCCGCATCAGCCTGCTGGCGATGAATGGCGTGGGTTACCGCAACCTGACCGAACTGATTTCCCGTGGCTTTATTGATGGTCAGCGCAATGGCTCGATCATCATCGAGCGCGAGTGGGTGGCCGAAGCCAGTGAGGGCGTGATCATGCTCTCGGCTGCCAAGGAGGGCGAGATTGGTATCGCGCTGCTTGGCGGTAACCCGCATGAAGCCGAAGTGCTCGCCCGTGAGTGGATGCAGGTCTTTCCCGACCGCTTTTACCTCGAAGTGCAGCGCACCAATCGTCCCAACGATGAAGAGCATCTGCACGCCGCCGTGGCCCTGGCCGACAAGCTGGGCGCGCCGCTGGTGGCGACCAACGATGTGCGCTTTATCAAGAAGGAAGATTTCGAAGCCCACGAAACCCGCGTGTGCATCGGTGAAGGCCGCGCCCTGGACGACCCGCGCCGTTCAAAGAACTACAGCGAAGAGCAGTACCTCAAAAGCGCCGAAGAAATGGCCGAACTGTTCAGCGACCTGCCCGAGGCCCTCGAAAACTCGGTCGAAATCGCCAAGCGCTGCAATATCGAGGTGAAGCTGGGCAAGCACTTCCTGCCCAACTTCCCGATTCCCGATGGCATGACCATCGACGAGTACTTTCGCAAGGTGTCGTTCGATGGCCTGGAGGATCGCCTGCGCGTCCTGTTGCCCAAGGACACTACCGAAGACTACGAGGCCAAGCGCCAGGTCTACGTCGATCGGCTGAATTTCGAGCTGGATATCATTATCCAGATGGGGTTCCCCGGTTACTTCCTGATCGTGATGGACTTTATCCAGTGGGCCAAGAACAACGGCGTACCGGTAGGTCCGGGCCGGGGGTCAGGTGCGGGCTCGTTGGTGGCCTACGTGCAGAAGATCACCGACCTTGACCCGTTGGAATATGACCTGCTGTTCGAACGCTTCCTGAACCCGGAACGGGTTTCCATGCCCGACTTCGACGTCGACTTCTGCATGGACGGTCGTGACCGCGTGATCGAATACGTGGCCGAAAAGTACGGCCGCAACGCGGTGAGCCAGATCATCACCTTCGGTTCCATGGCCGCCAAGGCGGTAATCCGCGACGTGGCCCGGGTGCAGGGCAAGTCCTACGGGCTGGCCGACCGCCTGTCGAAGATGATTCCGTTCGAAGTCGGCATGACCCTGGAAAAGGCCTACGAGCAGGAAGAAATCCTGCGCGACTTCATCAAGGTCGATGAAGAAGCTGCCGAAATCTGGGACATGGCGCGCAAGCTCGAAGGGGTGGTGCGCAACGTCGGTAAACACGCCGGCGGCGTGGTGATCGCGCCGACCAAGCTGACTGACTTCTCGCCGATCTACTGCGATGAAGAAGGTGACGGCCTGGTTACCCAGTTCGACAAGGATGACGTGGAGGCGGCCGGCCTGGTGAAGTTCGACTTCCTCGGCCTGCGTACCCTGACGATCATCGACTGGGCGCTCAAGACCATCAACCGCGACCGCGCCAAGGTGGGCGAGGAACCGCTGGATATCGCGTTCATTCCGCTGGACGACAAACCGACCTACAGCCTGCTGCAAAAAGCCGAAACCACGGCGGTGTTCCAGCTTGAATCCCGGGGCATGAAGGAGCTGATCAAAAAGCTCAAGCCCGACTGCCTGGAAGACTTGATTGCACTGGTGGCCCTGTTCCGTCCGGGGCCGCTGCAGTCGGGCATGGTGGATGACTTCATCAACCGCAAGCACGGCCGCGCCGAACTGGCGTACCCGCACTCCGACTATCAGTACGAAGGCCTCAAGCCGGTACTGGCGCCGACCTACGGCATCATCCTGTATCAGGAACAGGTGATGCAGATCGCCCAGGTGATGGCCGGCTACACCCTTGGCGGCGCCGACATGCTGCGTCGCGCCATGGGTAAAAAGAAACCCGAGGAAATGGCCAAGCAGCGCGGCGGTTTCATCGAGGGGTGCGCCACCAACAATATCGACGCGGACCTGGCCGGTAACATCTTCGACCTGGTGGAAAAATTCGCCGGTTACGGCTTCAACAAATCCCACTCCGCCGCCTACGGCCTGGTGTCGTACCAGACCGCCTGGCTGAAAGCCCACTATCCGGCGCCGTTCATGGCGGCGGTACTTTCGGCGGATATGCACAACACCGACAAGGTCGTGACCTTGATCGAGGAAGTGCGCACCATGAAGCTGCGCCTCGACGCGCCGGACGTGAACGCCTCGGAGTTCAAGTTCACGGTGAACGACGAAGGCCGCATCATTTATGGTCTCGGCGCGATCAAGGGTGTGGGTGAAGGCCCGGTGGAAGCCATCACCGAAGCGCGTCAGGACGGGCCCTTCAAGGATCTGTTCGACTTCTGCGCGCGGGTCGACCTCAAGCGTATCAACAAACGTACCCTCGACGGCTTGATCCGCAGCGGCGCGCTGGATCGACTTGGCCCGTATTTCCATGACGAGCCGAAGGCTTACCAGGCCAATATCGACCGCAATCGCGCGGTATTGCTCACCGCCATGGAAGAAGCGATCAAGGCCGCTGAACAGACCGCCCGTACCCATGACAGCGGCCACGCCGACCTGTTTGGCGGATTGTTCGTCGAAGAAGACGCGGATGTGTATGCCAACCACCGCAAAGCCAAGGAGCTGACCCTCAAGGAGCGTCTCAAGGGCGAGAAAGACACCCTGGGCCTTTATCTCACCGGTCACCCGATTGACGAGTACGAGGGCGAGATCCGCCGTTTTGCCCGCCAGCGCATCATCGACCTGAAACCGGCGCGCGATACCCAGACCGTCGCGGGCATGATCATCGCCCTGCGCGTGATGAAGAATAAGAAGGGCGACAAGATGGGCTTCATCACCCTGGATGACCGCTCGGGCCGGATCGAAGCCTCGCTGTTTGCCGACGCGTTCCACTCCGCCCAGTCGCTGCTGCAGACCGACGCCATGGTGGTGGTGGAAGGGGAGGTCAGCAACGACGACTTCTCCGGCGGCCTGCGCCTGCGCATCAAGCGCGTGATGAGCATGGAAGATGCACGCACCAATCTGGCCGAAAGCCTGCGACTGAAGGTCAAGACCGACGCACTCAAGGGTGATCAGCTACGCTGGTTGGGCGACCTGCTCAAACGTCACCGTGGCGCCTGTCCGGTGACCATGGAGTACACCGGCAACGACGCCAAGGCCATGCTGCAGTTTGGCGAGACCTGGCGAATTGATCCGGCCGATGGCTTGATTCAAGCTTTGCGTGACCAGTTCGGGCGAGACAACGTCTTCCTCCAATACCGTTGA
- the ftsB gene encoding cell division protein FtsB → MRSPNWLFLVLLLLLAGLQYRLWVGNGSFAQVEELTQQIADQHAENERLLERNRVLDAEVLELKKGTETVEERARHELGMVKEGETLYQLAQ, encoded by the coding sequence ATGCGCAGTCCCAATTGGTTGTTCCTCGTCTTGCTCTTGTTGCTGGCTGGCCTGCAGTACCGCCTATGGGTCGGTAACGGCAGCTTTGCGCAGGTGGAAGAGCTGACCCAGCAAATTGCCGACCAGCACGCCGAAAACGAACGTCTGCTGGAGCGCAACCGCGTCCTTGATGCCGAGGTGCTTGAGCTGAAAAAAGGTACCGAGACCGTCGAAGAGCGGGCTCGCCATGAGCTGGGCATGGTCAAGGAGGGCGAGACCCTCTACCAGTTGGCCCAATGA
- the kdsA gene encoding 3-deoxy-8-phosphooctulonate synthase: protein MAQKIIRVGDIEIANDKPMVLFGGMNVLESRDMAMQVCEEYVRVTQKLGIPYVFKASFDKANRSSVTSYRGPGLEEGMRIFQDIKQAFGVPIITDVHEPEQAAVVAEVCDIIQLPAFLSRQTDLVVAMARTGAVINIKKAQFLAPQEMKHILSKCVEAGNDQLILCERGSSFGYNNLVVDMLGFGIMKQFEYPVFFDVTHALQMPGGRSDSAGGRRAQVTDLAKAGMSQSLAGLFLEAHPDPDNAKCDGPCALRLDKLEPFLAQLKQLDELVKSFPTVETA from the coding sequence ATGGCCCAGAAGATCATTCGCGTAGGCGACATCGAAATTGCCAACGACAAGCCCATGGTGCTGTTCGGCGGCATGAACGTACTGGAAAGCCGCGACATGGCGATGCAGGTCTGTGAAGAGTACGTACGGGTTACCCAGAAACTGGGTATCCCGTATGTGTTCAAAGCCAGCTTCGACAAGGCCAACCGTTCGTCCGTGACCTCCTATCGGGGCCCGGGTCTTGAAGAAGGTATGCGGATCTTCCAGGACATCAAGCAAGCCTTCGGCGTGCCGATCATCACCGACGTCCACGAGCCTGAGCAGGCTGCCGTGGTCGCCGAGGTGTGCGACATCATCCAGTTGCCGGCCTTCCTGTCGCGCCAGACCGACCTCGTGGTCGCCATGGCCAGGACCGGCGCAGTGATCAATATCAAGAAAGCCCAGTTCCTCGCGCCCCAGGAAATGAAACATATCCTGAGCAAATGCGTGGAAGCGGGTAATGACCAGTTGATCCTCTGCGAGCGCGGTTCGAGCTTCGGCTACAACAACCTCGTGGTGGACATGCTCGGTTTCGGCATCATGAAACAGTTCGAATACCCGGTGTTTTTCGACGTGACCCACGCGCTGCAAATGCCCGGCGGTCGCTCGGACTCCGCCGGTGGGCGTCGCGCCCAGGTCACCGACCTGGCCAAGGCGGGCATGAGCCAGTCCCTGGCCGGCCTGTTCCTGGAAGCTCACCCGGACCCGGACAACGCCAAGTGCGACGGCCCCTGTGCCTTGCGCCTGGACAAGCTGGAGCCGTTCCTGGCCCAGCTCAAGCAGTTGGACGAGTTGGTCAAGAGTTTTCCGACGGTAGAAACCGCGTAA